One region of Wyeomyia smithii strain HCP4-BCI-WySm-NY-G18 chromosome 3, ASM2978416v1, whole genome shotgun sequence genomic DNA includes:
- the LOC129730686 gene encoding uncharacterized protein LOC129730686, with protein METFNLATKGTGLTGHNTIHNETAYNQEYDMQCDAQGTRISPPKSIIDSSPLQTAMDKNKESLKVKLLVRRTMNQLVEQGIMPSLKTSPAIYEQQRQLERAKTGDLLKAKIKQRPDRLELERRHILEHQEGNIDPSLAEKKRMLEKALLVDHLNSKISHRPGPLELIEKNILHAEEPIERIVKEGLVNYTSTDEAASLLSPESMICTEEDSLSSEGETKIGPINVLFLAQPQETIPVEAIITASSLKQDKSLNDESGNINNYAAFIGSDVCSRMENTVDCSRKNNNGTLKSETKEKNKKKNKHKVISKARSIKFHEYKGPPNAQKQSSVPIDSGETNYQLIMKQQYLLEYLEEICKHPPMLPASSKMSFSALNKEKDTGSSLQGNEGTSLKLPPDPTTEVLNKLKVFQLKRYCKKYNLPVSGSKSTLIDRLKPFLHLMERSSDFDGKSDVEVLATVSSPVLTQKTYDGTEENLLKEQQKRIAELQKQLKKSQEELEQIKLIQMHTHQDCATKLLNQSTDVLMEPKTEAIVLNGCRNNVDNITPMHTENILSNMDIKITVHIDPDTTDVHRKIDHTYTDNGILLNVIDNQHRVLDTNKTCEEQWKTNAANDVIQCDNDSGKISEFVPNNETLDKLLGQVQPGIPNSIEKNKQGFKGADAITCQIHSANTKSLNDCNLHSPLVLNDYNDVNLLDFHMHIDDTCDNGIVIPHTEGSQFSVKHSLDNNDILKRISFEPDLLTESNGSIHEHKSDKHIFNDFDGLRFVNSESYPNILTTHLNSINMGDSKKSRISDTLHDANKNYSSNCADITNCSLDPSKDQVARFSLPSTSSHVKRMGWHSSNPYYESNKTKNTQPDNLQENGQIIENGSNLTQEKYNRVKCCFSDTGKISSNELSANLNSNNNIRAGHISPMDFDSLLSNIDLPITNQNCDRGLLDSNQEKLLYDLQQNSLLDYLNDDYGMQNDSITCEINNTSY; from the exons ctttaaaGGTGAAACTCTTGGTAAGaagaacaatgaaccaattggTAGAACAAGGAATAATGCCCT CTCTAAAAACATCTCCTGCAATTTATGAACAACAGCGGCAACTTGAAAGGGCAAAAACAGGAGATTTATTGAAAGCAAAAATTAAGCAAAGACCAGATAGACTAGAACTTGAGAGGAGACATATTTTGGAACATCAGGAAGGAAACATTGATCCTAGTCTGGCAGAGAAAAAAAGAATGCTAGAAAAGGCTTTGCTAGTAGATCATCTAAACTCTAAAATATCTCATCGGCCAGGACCATTGGaacttattgaaaaaaacataCTCCATGCAGAAGAGCCAATAGAACGAATAGTTAAAGAAGGTCTGGTTAACTATACTTCTACTGATGAAGCGGCATCATTGCTTAGTCCAGAAAGTATGATTTGTACTGAAGAAGATTCTCTGAGTTCCGAAGGTGAAACAAAAATTGGGCCTATTAACGTGTTATTCTTAGCACAGCCGCAAGAAACAATTCCTGTTGAAGCTATAATAACAGCATCATCGCTAAAGCAAGACAAATCCTTGAATGATGAATCGGGAAACATAAATAATTATGCCGCGTTCATAGGTTCTGACGTGTGTTCCAGAATGGAAAATACTGTCGATtgttcgaggaaaaataacaaCGGGACACTAAAAAGTGAAACAAAGgaaaagaataagaagaaaaacaaGCATAAAGTTATATCTAAGGCTCGCTCGATCAAATTTCATGAATACAAGGGTCCACCCAATGCGCAGAAGCAATCTTCCGTGCCAATAGATAGTGGAGAGACAAACTATCAACTTATAATGAAGCAGCAATATTTGCTAGAGTATTTGGAAGAAATTTGCAAGCATCCGCCGATGTTACCGGCGAGTTCTAAAATGTCATTTTCCGCTTTAAATAAAGAGAAGGATACAGGCTCATCTTTACAGGGAAATGAGGGTACATCTTTAAAATTACCACCGGATCCAACAACTGAAGTTTTGAATAAATTGAAAGTTTTTCAACTGAAACGTTATTGTAAAAAGTATAACTTGCCAGTATCTGGATCAAAGTCAACcctgattgatcgattgaaacCTTTCCTACATCTAATGGAGAGAAGTTCCGATTTCGATGGAAAGAGTGATGTTGAAGTGTTGGCTACTGTAAGCTCACCAGTACTCACTCAGAAAACTTACGACGGGACTGAGGAAAACCTTCTAAAGGAACAGCAAAAACGAATTGCAGAACTCCAAAAGCAGTTGAAAAAGAGTCAGGAAGAGTTGGAGCAGATAAAGTTAATACAAATGCATACGCATCAGGACTGTGCGACTAAACTTCTGAACCAAAGTACTGATGTGCTTATGGAACCCAAAACGGAGGCAATTGTATTGAACGGATGTAGAAATAACGTAGATAATATAACTCCAATGCATACTGAAAACATTCTCTCTAATATGGACATTAAGATTACTGTGCATATTGATCCTGATACTACAGATGTACACCGTAAAATCGATCACACTTATACTGATAACGGAATACTTTTGAATGTTATAGACAATCAGCATAGAGTTCTTGACACGAATAAAACTTGTGAGGAACAATGGAAAACAAATGCTGCTAATGATGTTATTCAGTGTGATAACGACTCTGGCAAAATATCAGAATTTGTACCTAATAATGAAACTCTCGACAAACTTTTGGGTCAAGTTCAACCTGGAATTCCTAAttcgattgaaaaaaataaacaagggTTCAAGGGTGCTGATGCAATTACTTGTCAAATCCATTCTGCCAACACCAAATCGCTGAACGATTGCAATTTACATAGTCCATTGGTTTTGAACGATTACAATGATGTGAATTTATTAGATTTTCATATGCACATTGATGATACTTGTGACAATGGAATTGTGATTCCCCATACAGAGGGTTCTCAGTTTTCAGTAAAGCACTCTTTGGACAATAATGATATTCTGAAGAGAATTAGTTTTGAACCGGACTTGCTGACTGAGAGTAATGGTTCTATACATGAGCACAAATCCGataagcatattttcaatgattttgatGGTCTCCGTTTCGTGAATAGTGAATCGTATCCCAATATACTTACCACTCATCTTAATAGTATTAACATGGGAGATTCGAAAAAGTCCAGAATATCTGACACTTTACATGATGCCAACAAAAACTATAGCTCAAATTGTGCAGATATAACTAACTGTTCCCTTGACCCTTCAAAAGATCAAGTAGCACGATTTTCACTACCTAGTACATCATCGCATGTTAAACGTATGGGCTGGCATTCCAGCAACCCTTACTATGAAAGTAATAAAACGAAGAATACGCAACCTGACAATTTACAAGAAAATGGCCAGATTATAGAAAATGGCTCTAATTTAACGCAAGAAAAATACAATCGTGTCAAATGTTGCTTTTCTGATACAGGAAAAATTAGTAGTAATGAACTGTCTGCTAATTTAAATAGCAACAATAATATACGAGCCGGGCACATCAGTCCAATGGATTTTGATAGCTTGCTATCAAATATTGATTTACCaataactaatcagaattgtgATCGAGGATTACTTGATTCAAATCAAGAAAAATTGTTATATGACCTGCAGCAAAATAGTTTACTTGATTACTTAAATGATGATTATGGTATGCAAAATGATTCGATAACATGTGAAATAAACAATACCAGTTACTGA